The Mesorhizobium loti genome includes a region encoding these proteins:
- the addB gene encoding double-strand break repair protein AddB, translated as MSGSSRVFSIPPGAPFLPTLAEALLAGRLVPGFRFDGDPLALADVTIYVPTRRAARALRGVFVDSLAARGGGGSAILPVVRPLGEFDEDEAAFETEVSAAIDLAPPIAAIERLLLLTPLVRAWKRRLPAHVAALFAEEIVIPASTADAIWLARDLARLMDEIETEGTDWAKLTGLVTGNLAGWWQVTLEFLGIVTDAWPKFLEESDRSNPAAHRSALIRAEAARLQRNPPAGPVIAAGSTGSIPATAELLAAIARLPGGAIVLPGLDRTLDEASFQAIAAPGARPAVLGHPQYGLARLIGKIGVLRGDVEEIGAGEPQLALRAALVGEALRPAETTELWAETRAGFLASDIADAFAEVTLLEAASERDEAVAIAVALKRAVEQPGQRAALVTGDRALARRVSIELQRFGVVADDSGGTPLANTPAASLLSLALEAVFRPGDPVGLLSLLKHPLLGLGLERADMRHAAELVELVALRGGTGRPDIVSLPELFEARLTGLGSGSRPPFWFSRLSMRSIENARNSLERLKQALAPLAAFRGQADADLAALVGASVVAFENLGRTADGGLGELYAGDAGEKLAELLRGLVAASAPLSFAASEWPDVMAALIAAETVKPGQGTDRNIAIWGALEARLQTVDTLVIGGLNEGVWPRKPESDRFMSRLMKTGIDLEPPERRIGLAAHDFQMAMGARKVVLARSARAGDAPAVPSRWLQRLLTFIGNDHAAALRRRGDELLAWARALDTGPRQDFAPRPQPKPPLSVRPSHFSVTEIETLRRDPYAVYARRILGLMPLDPVIRDPGAAERGTLFHAILHLFSARIADPRALDALAGLIAAGRACFAEASLPTDVEAVWWPRFEKLAANIIEWERTRADAVIRRHAEERAGKTVVGQSGVTLSGYADRVDLLAGGMADILDYKTGSSPSKAQAHTLLAPQLALEGALLRRGAFKDLGAREPSQLAFVRLKPNGEVFEESILEHNRQPRTATDLAEEAWARLEKLLIHYADPATGYLSRALPFREGETDGDYDHLARVLEWSAGGDAGDEGGEA; from the coding sequence ATGAGCGGCTCAAGCCGCGTTTTCTCAATTCCCCCCGGAGCGCCGTTTCTGCCGACGCTTGCCGAGGCGCTGCTTGCCGGCCGCCTCGTTCCGGGCTTTCGCTTCGACGGCGACCCGCTCGCTTTGGCCGATGTCACCATCTATGTGCCGACGCGCCGTGCTGCGCGCGCTCTGCGGGGTGTCTTCGTCGACAGCCTGGCGGCGCGCGGCGGCGGCGGGTCGGCGATCCTGCCGGTCGTCCGGCCGCTCGGCGAGTTCGATGAGGATGAGGCCGCGTTCGAGACCGAGGTATCGGCGGCCATCGATCTCGCGCCGCCGATCGCGGCGATCGAACGCCTGTTGCTGCTGACGCCGCTGGTGCGCGCCTGGAAACGCCGGCTCCCGGCACATGTCGCCGCCCTTTTTGCTGAGGAGATCGTCATCCCGGCCTCCACCGCCGACGCGATCTGGCTGGCGCGCGATCTCGCCCGGCTGATGGACGAGATCGAAACGGAAGGCACGGACTGGGCCAAGCTCACCGGTCTGGTGACCGGCAACCTTGCCGGCTGGTGGCAGGTGACGCTCGAATTCCTGGGTATCGTCACCGACGCCTGGCCGAAATTCCTTGAAGAGAGCGACCGCTCCAATCCCGCCGCGCATCGCAGCGCGCTGATCCGCGCCGAGGCGGCGCGGCTGCAGCGCAATCCGCCCGCCGGGCCGGTCATCGCCGCGGGCTCGACCGGCTCGATCCCTGCCACGGCCGAACTGCTTGCCGCGATCGCGCGGTTGCCCGGCGGCGCCATCGTGCTGCCCGGCCTCGACCGGACGCTGGACGAAGCGTCGTTCCAGGCAATCGCCGCGCCCGGGGCACGTCCGGCCGTGCTCGGCCACCCGCAATATGGCCTCGCCAGGCTGATCGGCAAGATCGGCGTGCTGCGCGGCGATGTTGAGGAGATCGGCGCCGGCGAACCGCAACTGGCGCTTCGCGCCGCCCTTGTCGGCGAAGCACTACGGCCGGCCGAAACCACCGAACTCTGGGCCGAGACACGTGCCGGTTTCCTGGCATCCGACATTGCCGACGCCTTCGCCGAGGTGACCTTGCTCGAAGCTGCCAGTGAACGCGATGAAGCCGTTGCCATCGCCGTCGCGCTCAAGCGCGCGGTCGAGCAACCCGGCCAAAGGGCGGCTCTCGTCACCGGCGACCGCGCACTGGCGCGGCGCGTCTCGATCGAGCTCCAGCGCTTCGGCGTCGTCGCCGACGACTCCGGTGGCACGCCGCTCGCCAACACCCCGGCGGCCAGCCTGCTTAGCCTGGCGCTCGAAGCGGTGTTCCGGCCAGGCGATCCGGTTGGCCTGCTGTCGCTGCTCAAGCATCCGCTGCTTGGCCTCGGTCTCGAACGGGCTGATATGCGCCACGCGGCGGAACTGGTCGAACTGGTGGCGCTGCGCGGCGGCACAGGCCGCCCCGACATCGTTTCGCTGCCGGAACTGTTCGAGGCCCGCCTCACCGGTCTCGGCAGCGGCAGCCGGCCGCCCTTCTGGTTTTCCCGGTTGAGCATGCGCTCCATCGAAAACGCGCGGAATTCGCTAGAACGTCTCAAGCAAGCGCTGGCGCCGCTCGCGGCTTTCCGTGGCCAGGCGGACGCCGACCTTGCCGCGCTGGTCGGGGCCAGCGTCGTCGCGTTCGAAAATCTCGGCCGCACGGCGGATGGCGGCCTTGGCGAACTCTATGCCGGTGACGCCGGGGAAAAGCTTGCCGAATTGCTGCGCGGACTGGTCGCGGCTTCGGCGCCCTTGTCGTTCGCGGCGAGCGAGTGGCCCGACGTCATGGCGGCGCTGATCGCGGCCGAAACGGTCAAGCCGGGGCAAGGTACCGACCGGAACATCGCCATCTGGGGCGCGCTGGAAGCGCGGTTGCAGACGGTCGATACGCTGGTCATCGGGGGGCTCAACGAGGGCGTATGGCCACGCAAGCCCGAGAGCGACCGCTTCATGTCGCGGCTGATGAAGACCGGCATCGACCTCGAGCCGCCCGAGCGGCGTATCGGCCTTGCCGCGCATGATTTCCAGATGGCGATGGGCGCCAGGAAGGTGGTGCTGGCCCGCTCGGCACGCGCCGGCGACGCCCCCGCCGTGCCGTCACGCTGGCTGCAGCGGCTGCTCACCTTCATCGGCAACGACCACGCGGCGGCGCTGCGCCGGCGCGGCGACGAATTGCTCGCCTGGGCACGTGCGCTGGATACCGGGCCAAGACAGGATTTCGCGCCGCGACCGCAGCCGAAACCGCCGCTGTCCGTCCGGCCGAGCCATTTCTCGGTCACCGAGATCGAGACCCTGCGCCGGGATCCCTACGCCGTCTATGCCAGACGGATCCTTGGTCTGATGCCGCTCGATCCGGTTATTCGCGATCCCGGAGCCGCCGAGCGCGGCACGCTGTTTCACGCCATCCTGCACCTGTTTTCGGCACGTATCGCCGATCCACGTGCACTCGATGCGCTTGCCGGCCTTATCGCCGCTGGTCGCGCCTGTTTTGCCGAAGCTTCACTTCCGACCGATGTCGAGGCGGTGTGGTGGCCGCGTTTCGAAAAACTCGCCGCCAACATCATCGAGTGGGAGCGCACGCGCGCCGACGCGGTGATCCGCCGGCATGCCGAGGAGCGCGCCGGCAAGACCGTCGTCGGCCAATCCGGCGTGACGCTGTCCGGCTACGCCGACCGGGTCGACCTGCTGGCCGGCGGCATGGCCGACATACTGGATTACAAGACGGGCTCCTCGCCGTCCAAGGCGCAGGCGCACACGCTGCTGGCGCCGCAACTGGCGCTGGAGGGTGCGCTGCTCAGGCGTGGCGCCTTCAAGGATCTGGGCGCGCGGGAACCGTCGCAGCTGGCTTTTGTGCGCTTGAAGCCGAATGGCGAGGTGTTCGAGGAATCCATCCTCGAACACAACCGCCAGCCGCGAACCGCGACCGATCTTGCCGAAGAGGCCTGGGCGCGGCTGGAAAAGCTTCTGATCCACTATGCCGACCCGGCGACCGGATATCTGTCGCGCGCGCTGCCGTTTCGCGAAGGCGAGACCGATGGCGACTACGACCATCTCGCCCGCGTGCTCGAATGGTCGGCGGGCGGCGATGCCGGTGACGAGGGAGGGGAGGCATGA